Genomic DNA from Phyllostomus discolor isolate MPI-MPIP mPhyDis1 chromosome 12, mPhyDis1.pri.v3, whole genome shotgun sequence:
caccccacccctcctagaccccagctcccagcagaGCATGCCACTCAGCCTCTCACTGGGAAGGAGGCTGGCCCAGAGAGGCTGGATGCATGGCCGATCTGACTCTCACCTCCCACGGTCCGCTGGAAGCATGGATCTCACTTCCATTTCCTCAGTGTCCTGCCTCTCCACACCTCCAGACCTTCATGCATGTGGGTCTCCCTGCCTAACCCTCTGGGGTCTCAGCTCAGGAGTCCTCTGCTTTCCCAGGAAGCCATCCCTGACTGTCCACTTATCCCGCCTGGAGGAAGCCTTCGCTGACCTCCCAAGGCTTCCCTACCCAGgccctgttccctctgcctgtgtTTCCCTCATCACTTTGGTCTGGTGCCAGAACTGTCTCCCCCAGAGCTGCTTGTCactgctgtgtgcccagcatcACCCAGCTTAGGCTTAAACACAGAAAACACGAATGAAGTGTGTAAGTAAAATTGCTTCTTTTGCATACCTCTCCTGGTTCACCTAATTTTGCCTCATTTGGGTACTGATTCCTCCAGAAAGCCCTCCCTGGCCCTTGGGTGAGGTCAGGTCTCTCTAACCTCCCAGAGTCCCAGGCATCCCTCTCCCAGCAGGCAGATCTCTCCATGACGAACAGAGCAGTACACTGTGCACAGAGCTCTGCTGGGCACAGCTCCAACACTGGCTCCTTTAATCCTCTCTCTGAGGGGAGCCCACATTCCCACTTAAGCTGAGGCCCAGTGAAGCCaggcacttgcccaaggtcacacggctgaGATGTAGACACAGGCCTGTCTGACCCCGACGCCTGGCCTCCTTACTCACACAATGCTGATGAGCACCAGGACACTGGGGATGCCTGTCCCGGGGCCCTGGTCCGTGGTCGGTTCTGAGAAACGGGAGCTAAGGGAGCCTGTGGGAGAGCAACTCGGAGTCAGACAGACTCATCCAGCCCAACCCACCTGGGCCCTGCTCCTCCAcccgccctgcccagccctgacgAACGCACCCGAGGTGTGCATGCCAGCCCGGGTGCAGGGGTCGGGGTCTGGGTGCTGGGGCCCATCACCATGACCCCTCCAGCTCAAGGGCCGCTTCCGCCTCCGCAGGCCTGACAGCAATCCCCGGGAGTCCTTCCCGCCTTCCTCTAGGGACAGCTTCTCGGCCTTGGCAAGCTCTCGCTCTGTGGACACGAGAAAGGGCTTTGCAGGTCTGCATCCAGCCAAGCCACGACCCTATCCTGCCCTGGCTGACTCGGTCCCTTACCCAGGTGGTGGAAATAATCCTCAATGCCGTTCCACGAGTTCTTCTCAATGAGAGACTTCACGAGGCTCCAGGGCTGCTTCCGGTAGCGGATCTCAGAGGACACTCTAGGGTTGGGGAAATGGGGGGAGAGTGTGACTCTGGCCTTGCTGCCCCACTCCCAGGGGGTGCTTTCCTCTCTAGCTCAGAGAGGGCCCTGTGTACCCACAGAGAAAACAGACGCATCCCCCTCACCCACCAATGGCTTCCCTGTGATCCCTGCTCACCTGAAGTGCCAGCCAGTCAGCCTGTAACTCCCTCTCTGCCCACACTCACTACCTTGGCAAGTCTCCTGTCCGTAAGTGCTGCCTCAGCACTGCCCATGCACATTGCAGGCTTAACAGGTTCGGTCCTGAACCCCTTCTGTCTTGTTGCTGAATGCAACTCCACATGTGGGTCTTTGGTAGCTTGACACGCCCCCAACTGATCTCCTGATCATCCCCCAAACCTACTTCTCCCATCTTCCCCATCCTGGTCAATGGCAGTTCCACCCACCTAGAGGCTCAGGCCAAACACCTCTGGGTGTTCCTGGCCCCTTAGGGACCAACACTTCTGCTTGCCTACCAGGGTAGCAACCAACATTCAGCAACTGACTTTGACTGGGGAGCACCGGGCCcccccatggggtggggggggcaccaGAGCATCAGGTGGAGGCAGCTGCTCACCGAAGACGGGCCTTGTTCCGGGCAAGGCCCAGAATGCAGTAGCGGTGGGCAGTGTAGAAGTAGTCCTGGTAAGGGATGCCCTGCGTCAGCACCTCCGAGTCCACCACACAGCCGCCTGCCTGTGGGCCGCGCCGGAACAGTGTCTGCAGGGCAAAGGAGGAGAGAGTCAGGGCTGCCCACCTGGCCACCCCACCGGGCTGGCCACCCCGCCTGGCTCACCTGAGTCTCCACCACTGAGGCACTCTTGGGACCCAGCGGGTTGCTGATGGGAATGGTGTAGGTCAACACTCGGCGCTGATGGCACTTGCTGTCCCCACTCCAGGGGCTCAAGGTCACgtctggggcagggagagcagaatGGGGACACTACTCACCAGCCCTTTGCTTAACAGGCTGTAGGAGACAGCCTTTTTGTAAGGTTCCAGTTTTCTTGGGTCTTGCCCCAAACCCACTCTTCTTCCATGTGCCCACCTTGGCACCTACCCCATGTTCCTTGGGACGCCTAAAACTTTAGATGTTGATGATACTCAGAGCTGGAACCTTTGCCCTCCCTATACTTCTCATCCCTCCtacagcctcagtttccctgtctgtaccagtcctggcctctcccctgaGCCTCAGACCTAGGGCCCTATTACCTCCTGAACACCTTTCCCTCCAAGTCCCCTGGACCACTCATACCTATTGGGCCCCACATTGGCCTCCGCATCTCTTCAAACCTGCTCATCCTCTGGGGCCCTATCTCAGGAGTGGTCCAACTGTCCTCTAGGCCCCCCACCCGAGCGCCAGgcctgcacactctctcccccATCTGACTCTTGAGCTCCTCTGCTGGTCCCATGGTCAACCCTTCCACTTCacctgctgctgtggctgccccTCTCCACACCTGGCCACAGGGGCCCAGCCTCGAGGGATTTCTCACAGTGCCTGCCTCCAGCCTCAGGGGCTATGTAGgttcctctcccccacctcccccgctTTCTGGACAGGCCCGTCCTTCAGGCCTTAGTTTCCATTTCACATCCTTCCAGCAGCCATTCCTGATTGGATCACAGCTACCTCTCTGATACTCATGTTTATTTGTGTGAGAATCTATTTACCCTCATTCTCACTAGATTGTAGGGTATATCTGTCCTGGTCTCTGCATAGAGTAGTACTAAATGTATGATCATCACATTTACAAAATATGTGCTATTTGGCTACTATTCTAGGCACTTTTCTAGCATCAACCCATTTAGATTTCCTGAGACCCTGATAAGGCAGGCACTATTACCAGACCTCCATTACGCAGAAGGAACTCACGCACAGAGAGGCTGGAACCCTGCTAGTAAGAGGCAGAACACTCTGCTCTCATGGATGCTGCCTTTAACCCCCTCACCCTACCACACCTGACCAGCACAGCAAGCAGTGCCTGCCTATCTCCAGGCTTgtcctcccccatcctcccctgTGTCTGGGGAATCTCAGTCCCCTAACCTGTGAACTTGCACTGCTCCAGGAAGCCCTGCAGGAAAGGTGAGTCTGAGAAGAGCATCTGCTGGAGCCGTTCGGCGCCCACATGGAAGACAGAATTGATGAGGAGACGGCCAGAGAGGTCAGGATGCAGGGCAGCCAGGTCCGCTGGGAGATACAGAAGGGCAGCAAATGAAGCCACTGGCATGCCTCCTTCCTCAAAGTGCTTCCTTGGTTTCCCTCTGGAGACCACCCTACGCCACTCCTGGCCTTGCGGAGTGGACGGGCAGACCTGTCTGCCTAGACCAGAGCGGGCACTGGGCTACAGGAGTGGTTTTCAGGTGGCATGTGCCCTAAGCCCAAACAATCAGAGCCATCATGACTGGTTCCCACTGTGGGCCCAGCCCACTGCATTTCCAGTCACCATAGGCCCGTAGGCCTGTGACTATCAGCCACGGGGATTGGTTCAGAGGCCAGGCAGTCACAGTGGTTGGTTCTGAGGGATGTGTGTGGCCCCAAGCAGCCACAGAGACTGGTTCAGGAGTTGGCTCATTTTCCACTCAGAGCCAACCCTAGAGCTTTCAGCCACTGGGAAAGGCATATTTTCTCTCTGCTAGGCTTGTCTGAAGCAGGGGAGGGTCTCTCTCTGCCCCAACAAGAGGAGAAGCTACCTGGGAATGAAGTtggcacagagaaataaaaatgatgatgatgatgataatgatgatggaaATTATAATAGCTTATACTTACTAACTGGCCCAAGTATTTACAtagattaactcatttaattctcttaagAACAACCCTATGACGTGGATATTATTATTGCTAATCCTGTTTTTCAAATGAGGGAAATGAGGCTCACAGAAAAATGATTCACCCAGGTTACATGGCTAAAAAACCACTGTGGCCAGAATTTGAATCCCAGCGATTTGGCTTCAGAGTTTGTGCTCCTATCTGCCTCGCTCTGCCATCTTTAAAGCAGAGCTAAGACAGATGTCTAACAACAGTATTAAATGCCTTACCTGCCCACTCCCTGGGTTTTTTGACCCAGTGAGCCAGCAAACCCCTTGCTTAAGCCAGTCTGAGTAGTTTGTCATGTGCAACTAAAGCAAATGATTCAGACCACCTGCTTCACCTTCTTCCCCTGTGGACGAGGAGGAGTGACTCGTGTCTGTCAACAGCTCCTCGCTGGGCAGCAGATCCAAGGGGCCCAGGGAAACAGGTCCTTCAGGTGGAGTGGGCTCTGTGCTCGGCGGTTCAGCCGCTGGAGTCACCATCTGGCTAGAAGAGGCGtctggctgtctgtctgtctgctcctccttgtcctcctctGCCTGCAGAGAATGACTTAATTCAGCCTTGTCCCATTTCCATCCTTTCCATCCCAGCCTGAGGGCTTCCTGTGTGCCCACATTGGCCATAAGAATTCAAGTCTAAGAAAACCAGTGCTGGGAGGTCACATGTATAAAGAGGGCTTACAGCTGAGCTTCAGGGGGGCCCTGAGGCCACCCAGACAAGGGCTCCTCTTAGCCCCTTGCAGGCCTATCTTGGATGACTGGGCTATAAGCTTTCTTATGCCTGTCCATGCCTTGCCTGGGTCCTACCTTGTGCATCCATCCCTCTGTTGCCTCTTCTGTCTGTCACTctttccatctgtctgtctccccttTGCTTGTCTCTCTGGTTCCCTACCTATTCCTGTTTATGTTGACCATCTCCCCAGCTCTGTCTTATCCCTCCATCTATCTCCTTTCTTACCCCTCCACTCACCTCTTCTCTGTCCCTTGGCCCTTTCCCTCCCTGGTCTCCCCCAGCCTGTCCCTCTCCCTGACACCACCTCTGgccttcctctgtctcttccccacagcaccctcctctctccctctgctcacCCCATGGTCTGCATCGCTGCTGGCTCGGGAAAGGTTGGGGGTGATGCGGCCACGGCGTGAACCCACTGGGCTTGGCTCCTGGCTGTGGTCGGCTGCCCCTGAGGGGGTGATATCACTCAGGGCAATCACATCACCCACTTCCTTAGGGCTCCTGCAATGAAAGGGAGGGTGTGGGATCACTGTATCCTTGAGACCCCACACACCCACCACAGTCCACCTGGAAGTCCAGGAGTTCTTCATGCAGCCCCTTctgtctcccccaacccctccagGAACCGGCTATCAACTTTTGACTCACCCCaggccattcagctgcaaggGGCAGACATAGTCCTCATCCTCACTGGTGAGACCCAGCTCTGAGCCGTAGCACTGATGCACCAGGTGCCAGAGCTCGCGGGGACTCAGCGTCTGGGCAGGCAAGACGCGTTCAGTGTTGGCCTCCACCACACCCAGGCCAGAGTGCTTTCCACCCAGTGCCCACCAGCCTCAGCAGTTCCCCCAGTGCCCACACAGGGCAGCATGGTCTCCCATCCCAGATCTTACACCCCATGACAGCCCAGTGGGGAGAAGCCAGTGTGCTCAGGACTTTCCCCTCAGGTTCTCACAATACATAGCTACAGGTTAATGGTCCCAGTTTTACAGAGAATACAAGGTCCAGGGAGAAGTCATGTGCTTGATGCCACACAAATGACCAGAGGCAACTCAGGGATTCCAACCTAGCCAGCCTGCAGAACCTCTGCTCCCACCCGCCCCCCTgctgtcctgcccccacccattTCTCTAGTGTCCTCAGGAGCCCTGGTCTTTCAGCTACTCATGGCCTGAAGGGGTGGATGCCAATGATAAACCAGCAACAGTAATAATGATAACAGCAGCAGACATGCACTAAGTtgttactatatgccaggcattctTCTCACCTTTTCACATGAGCTAACTCACTGAGTCTTTAAAACAGTTCTGTAAAGTCAGTGCTAATATCACCATTTTAAGACAatgacactgaggcacagaggtgccCATGTGACAGCGCTGAAATGTTACCCCAGGGGCTGTTCTAGCACCCTGGTGCTACCTCTGGACAACCCTGCTTTGTAAGAGGTGACACCGCTGAGCAGCACTTATTCTGAGCTCAAGTCTGGTTGCTATGAAGTTGGGAGAGTCCTGATCTGACCAGTGGGGTTTGGTAACTTAACCAGGTCACGTAGCTCCTCAGTGATGGGGACAGAACTCCTGGCAATCTGGCTCCAGGGCCTACACTCTGAACCCTCCTCTGCACTTGCCCTTGCAGCTTTGATGCTGGGCTGTCTCCTTTCTCTGGCTCCTGCTCCCTCCTGGCCATAGCTGGAGCTGCCCCTGAGAGGGCAGGACAGAAGCACAGCACTGCTGGAGGAGCGGGTTCTGACCTCCTGAGGTGCTACAGGCCAGTAGCAACAAGCCATGCCAACCTGACATCTAGCCACACTCCCTCCCTGCCAGTGTAACTCTGATTTGTTTGGGGTGAAAATCTTCTCCAGCCAATTCATCTTCCCTTTGCCAAATACCCAAACTCTTTTGCAGCTGAAGGCAGTCATGTAACCCCATTCtagtcaaagaaatacaaagcaaaatctAAAGGAAGCTTTTCCTCCCTTAAAAAGGAATTTCCACTTTCTATCCACCCATGTCCCCCTTCATGTTTGGGACACTTACATGAGGACATGACACCTGGACTAGAGCAGCTACTTTGTAATCACAGGACAACAAGCATATGAACAAAACATCACCATGCAGAGGATGAGTGTGGAAAAGTGGACAAGAACTTGGGTCCTTGATCCTTCACACCCACCCTGGACCACCTGCCTCCAGACCTCTCGTGACATGAGCATCAGTATGACACAGTGGTGGAGTGGAGTCCAGAACCTGACTGCAGTGGGTCagaacccagctctgccacatacAAGCCCACATGACCAGGGGCCAATCTAATACTCTGTGCCCCATTggtgaaataaagataataaccATACTGCCTCATGGGGTGGTTGTGAAGATGGAATGAGTTCATTCCTGTAATACTCAGATcaatgcctggcacttagtagcaCCATTAAGTGTTAGCTACTAATACCTTGTGAAATGATTCAGTATCTGTTTGCTTAAACCAGATTGTTTGGTTGGCATTTCAGTTACTTATTGCCAAATGCATCCTATGTAAACCTATGCAACCACAGAGGGCATTCCAGGAGAGCCTGACGAGGGCTGGCACCCAATGGGCTATTGGACTGTAGCAAGTGAAAGTCTAAAATCCCTGCCTCAAAGACTTTGGGCCAAGACATGATTCAAAATTAGGATTTTGGATTGAAGAAAAGTAGCACAGTGGCAATACTGTAGGCTATAACAGAGCACCGATACTTATATTTTGTATCCAGTGCAGTGTATGAcagaggttctcaaagtgtggtccaaaGATTTCTGGGGGTCCCCTAGACCCTTTTCAGGCTGCCTATgaggtcaaaattattttcataagcCTAAGTATTACTAGTAGTATAAGGTATTacttatcttttcactttcattctCTCATGATTATACAGTGGTTTTCTAGAGGCTCTATGACATGTGATGCTATAATTTTTCTGGTTGCTAATGCAATGTGTTGTGTATTCTTGTGCTtaaaaatttctcagttttagtTTCTAATACAGTAGATATTGACAGATATAACCATCTTACACAAATGCTCTTTGGAGCCTACAATTATTTTAAGGAGTGTAAAGCGTTTCTGAGACTACAAAGTTTGAGAATCGTTGGTATGTCCCATTAATATACTGGACACTTAACTTTACACTGAACTGCACCTAAGACCAGTTCCGCTCACGCTCAGTAACAACACGAGCAGACGCAGGGAGATACAGACCTGTGCTCTGCGAGAGGCATGCATGGCCATTTAAGTGTACATTagttaaaactaaattaaattaaattaaaaatgcagatccCCAATCACACTAGCTACTTTTTAAGAGTTCAAGGGGCACATGTGGATAGTGGCTACTCTACTGACCAGTGCAGATAGAAGACACTTCCATCACAGCAGAAAGCTCAACTGTGCAGTGCTTGTATGCATAATAAATACCACATTACTAGCTCAGAGCAGATTTTGCTGCCACATATAAAAAATGTTACGGTGAATAAGAGGCTGTGCATACACATTTCTAGTGGGCAGCCTCTGTCACTAGAGTCCACAGTGATCCCTCGTGGGGCCCATGGGGTATGCTGCCGATATGTTGAGGCAGATGCCCATGGAGAGGGGCTGGGCAGTCCTCCAGTTCCGGCACCCCTGGCTCCATGGTCTCCCCTGGCCCACCCGCAAAGTCCCCTGTCCAGGCCTCCTCTAGGCCCACCTTTTCAAGCAGCGCGTTCTGCCAGAGGCGGAAAAGGAGCAGGAAGCAGCGGTCCCGGGCTCCAAAGGAGGTGAAAAAATGCTGCAGGAGAGagatggggtgtgggggagacaCGAAAGGGTGGAGGGGCAGGTCCATCCCCATCCAGCTCCGTCCGGATCTCCATCCTGAGgtatatccattcattcatcccttCT
This window encodes:
- the GRAMD1A gene encoding protein Aster-A isoform X6, with product MAEFLPLLSGVPPLTQGHSQDSVVSPAECQSQQPQDDEPWRLLEVPSIQITPSSDGESPHCTPRPQRLQLLRTSDLDSLLQDSTSPHSGRSTPSSSPSLRKRLQLLPPSRPPPEPEPGTMVEKGSDSSSEKGGVPGTPSTQSLGSRNFIRNSKKMQSWYSMLSPTYKQRNEDFRKLFSKLPEAERLIVDYSCALQREILLQGRLYLSENWICFYSNIFRWETTISIQLKEVTCLKKEKTAKLIPNAIQICTESEKHFFTSFGARDRCFLLLFRLWQNALLEKTLSPRELWHLVHQCYGSELGLTSEDEDYVCPLQLNGLGSPKEVGDVIALSDITPSGAADHSQEPSPVGSRRGRITPNLSRASSDADHGAEEDKEEQTDRQPDASSSQMVTPAAEPPSTEPTPPEGPVSLGPLDLLPSEELLTDTSHSSSSTGEEGEAADLAALHPDLSGRLLINSVFHVGAERLQQMLFSDSPFLQGFLEQCKFTDVTLSPWSGDSKCHQRRVLTYTIPISNPLGPKSASVVETQTLFRRGPQAGGCVVDSEVLTQGIPYQDYFYTAHRYCILGLARNKARLRVSSEIRYRKQPWSLVKSLIEKNSWNGIEDYFHHLERELAKAEKLSLEEGGKDSRGLLSGLRRRKRPLSWRGHGDGPQHPDPDPCTRAGMHTSGSLSSRFSEPTTDQGPGTGIPSVLVLISIVICASLIILIALNVLLFYRLWSLERTAHTFESWHSLALAKEPCTLHSKFPQTAAEWAEVLALQKQFHSVEVHKWRQILRASVELLDEMKFSLEKLHQGITVSDPPFDSQPQPDDSFS
- the GRAMD1A gene encoding protein Aster-A isoform X9, yielding MFDTSPHSGRSTPSSSPSLRKRLQLLPPSRPPPEPEPGTMVEKGSDSSSEKGGVPGTPSTQSLGSRNFIRNSKKMQSWYSMLSPTYKQRNEDFRKLFSKLPEAERLIVDYSCALQREILLQGRLYLSENWICFYSNIFRWETTISIQLKEVTCLKKEKTAKLIPNAIQICTESEKHFFTSFGARDRCFLLLFRLWQNALLEKTLSPRELWHLVHQCYGSELGLTSEDEDYVCPLQLNGLGSPKEVGDVIALSDITPSGAADHSQEPSPVGSRRGRITPNLSRASSDADHGEALRLGWKGWKWDKAELSHSLQAEEDKEEQTDRQPDASSSQMVTPAAEPPSTEPTPPEGPVSLGPLDLLPSEELLTDTSHSSSSTGEEGEAADLAALHPDLSGRLLINSVFHVGAERLQQMLFSDSPFLQGFLEQCKFTDVTLSPWSGDSKCHQRRVLTYTIPISNPLGPKSASVVETQTLFRRGPQAGGCVVDSEVLTQGIPYQDYFYTAHRYCILGLARNKARLRVSSEIRYRKQPWSLVKSLIEKNSWNGIEDYFHHLERELAKAEKLSLEEGGKDSRGLLSGLRRRKRPLSWRGHGDGPQHPDPDPCTRAGMHTSGSLSSRFSEPTTDQGPGTGIPSVLVLISIVICASLIILIALNVLLFYRLWSLERTAHTFESWHSLALAKEPCTLHSKFPQTAAEWAEVLALQKQFHSVEVHKWRQILRASVELLDEMKFSLEKLHQGITVSDPPFDSQPQPDDSFS
- the GRAMD1A gene encoding protein Aster-A isoform X3 → MAEFLPLLSGVPPLTQGHSQDSVVSPAECQSQQPQDDEPWRLLEVPSIQITPSSDGESPHCTPRPQRLQLLRTSDLDSLLQDSTSPHSGRSTPSSSPSLRKRLQLLPPSRPPPEPEPGTMVEKGSDSSSEKGGVPGTPSTQSLGSRNFIRNSKKMQSWYSMLSPTYKQRNEDFRKLFSKLPEAERLIVDYSCALQREILLQGRLYLSENWICFYSNIFRWETTISIQLKEVTCLKKEKTAKLIPNAIQICTESEKHFFTSFGARDRCFLLLFRLWQNALLEKTLSPRELWHLVHQCYGSELGLTSEDEDYVCPLQLNGLGSPKEVGDVIALSDITPSGAADHSQEPSPVGSRRGRITPNLSRASSDADHGEALRLGWKGWKWDKAELSHSLQAEEDKEEQTDRQPDASSSQMVTPAAEPPSTEPTPPEGPVSLGPLDLLPSEELLTDTSHSSSSTGEEGEAADLAALHPDLSGRLLINSVFHVGAERLQQMLFSDSPFLQGFLEQCKFTDVTLSPWSGDSKCHQRRVLTYTIPISNPLGPKSASVVETQTLFRRGPQAGGCVVDSEVLTQGIPYQDYFYTAHRYCILGLARNKARLRVSSEIRYRKQPWSLVKSLIEKNSWNGIEDYFHHLERELAKAEKLSLEEGGKDSRGLLSGLRRRKRPLSWRGHGDGPQHPDPDPCTRAGMHTSGSLSSRFSEPTTDQGPGTGIPSVLVLISIVLIILIALNVLLFYRLWSLERTAHTFESWHSLALAKEPCTLHSKFPQTAAEWAEVLALQKQFHSVEVHKWRQILRASVELLDEMKFSLEKLHQGITVSDPPFDSQPQPDDSFS